DNA sequence from the Elusimicrobiota bacterium genome:
AAGTGTTCATATATAAACTTATAACCCCAAAACTTTTCACCTAACGCCAATACTAAACCCATACCAGCAAGCATCAACAAAAATAATAGTTTGATGATATCCTTATATTTTTTATCCCTAATAAACACGACAAACGCAAATATTATCCCAACTACCAGCAATGAAGTTACGGCTTCACCTATGTATCCTGTAGTTGCCCAATAATATTTCTCCCCGGTAATCTGTTGCTGGCCCTTTATCCCGCTGGAGTTTAACATAGGGACGAAGCAGTTAATAATATCATTACCTTTCGCAGAATTTACGGTAACAGTTTGATAATCCAATTTCATAGTCCCGCGTTGAGAATTGGCAATAAGCTCAACAGCCGGGAAAAGTTGTACAGCAGCCAATCCTGCGAAGATTATTCCTGCGTATAGATACTTTCTAATTTTTCCCAATACTCCCGCACGTAAATTACTTCTACCGTTATCTATAACCTGCAGAAAGTCGTAGAATATCAAAATCCCCGCCTGCATACCCCATATCTGCGGATACCCCGCAAGAAAACTTACCCCCAGAACAACCCCTAACATCAACCAATTATCGATAAACAACAGCATCCAGGGTAACCACGCAAGTGATGCAAATAGGCTTAAAAACTCAATCTTTGATACTAAATACCCGCTGAGCATATACATTATCCCGGCGGTAATACCCACAACCGCACAAACGCCTTTTTTTTGTGAAAACAAGTACCAACCAAGCCCGGCAAGTATAAGATGCAGGAGATAAAATAACTTCAACGCTTTCACAAACGGTAACGAATAAAAAACTAAACTCAACGGATAAAACACCTGTGACTGCATATTCGCCATTAACGGCATCCCGGAATACGCGTATGGGTTCCATAACGGCACACGCCCCTGCTGAAGTTCCTCAACGGTAAAATGTTTCCACGGGTGAAATATATACGTAAGGTCACGAGTATAGTACGTCTTCCCGGTAAATAACGTATCCCGCAGAAATGAAACTGCGGAGAAAAAGAATATCAGCAGTACCAGCGAATATTTAATATTCTTAACCATCGCTTTACCTATCCATTCATTAATTCTATTTGCATCCCTGTTTTACACGCTCATATAACTGAGTATCAATATACGTTATTCTCTTGCTATACTCATCCAGGGATTTAATATCATAAGTACTCTCTATATATTTTTTTATGAACTCAACTTTCCGGAGTTCACGTAACGCCAATTGTTTTTCACCAATCAACGCATAGGATAATGCGAGGTTCATTCTCGCAGTGAGGTACAGGGGTTCAAGTTCTAAAGCTTTATTATAATATTTCAGCGTAAATACACTTGGAATCCCCATCTTCGGGCATATCTCACCATAATCATTATAATACAAAGCTTTCTTTGGTGAGAGTTCAAATAACCTTGTAAACGCTAATGCATACTTATCGTCTATCTGTGAATATACATCCCCGGGATCGTAAAACCGCTGTAATAAAGTTTTTTCTATACTCCACGGTAAAACCTTTGACAGCGATGGTATTACTGACATGACCGCTATAATAGCGATAATAACTATCCCAGTATTAATCCCTGTCCTGATTTTCCAACTAACAACCATATCACTGGTTTCACTCTCCGAAGTAACACTCAAAACTATAATTACTAAAAGAAGTACCAGTAACGCAGGAAGATGAAGATTAAACTCCATCATCCCTTGAGCTAGTAAACACCCGGCAACCGTTTTATACCCGATATTTACAGTGGATAGCCCACCTGAAACAAAGAAGGTGTAGAGCAGGTATAGAAATAACACCAGCATCGGTAACCCGTACTCTACCGCCAATTGCAGAAACTCATTATGCACAAACATAGACTCCCGGGCATAACACACCGGATTAATAGGCGTAATACTCACACCATTACTCAACTGCCTATACTTTATTAGGTACCCATCCACCCCGTGACCTACAACAGGTGATTCCGCGATTGCACGGAACGCAATTTTTATCATCTCAACACGTACTGCCGTATTTTGGTAAACATCGGTATCATAAGTTTTTACAAACTTCTCAACCACAACCGAAGGCGTGAAACCAATCACTGCTAATGAAACCGCGAGTAATACCGCAATCCCATATTTTTTCCAATAATAATATACCAGAACTGCTAAACCTAGTACTAGGCATAATACCGCACTGCGTGAATGTGTGAGCATTAATACCATGAAGAACAATCCCGCAAGCGGGATACGGGCCAAAGCATTGGTTAAACTAAACTTCAACATTAAACTGTTTAGAGCAAGGAGGATGCCGGTAACCAGCAGGATTGCGTAGTGATTGGTATTAGTAAACGTCCCGACGGGCATACCATGTAATCCCCAATACTGATAAAACCCTAACATGGCTTCTATCAAAACAATCACAGTAATAACAAGTTCAAACGCAACACTACCCCCCTGTATCCTCGGTAAACACAGAAATAGGAAGTATGAATACGTGAATACCGTTGCCATAATCACTATCTGCCATATATAGGCTTCAACGTTTTTACAGTTAAAAATCCCTGTTATAACAAACCATACCGCCATACACCCTGCAATCCCAAAAACCTGACTCCCTACCATTTTTACTGACGGGAAATGAGGTAAAAAATACTTTTTTAATCCCCATAACGCAGATACTGACAAAACAAATACGGTAAACTGTAACGGATACCTCCCACCTGAAAGCAGTGTTACTAGTATTAAAGGAATAAACAATATGAAACTGCGGAGGTTAATATTTGTTATCTTCATACTTCCTTCCAACCACAATACTTCTAATCAAACGTTCGAATGGATACCGTGGCTCTATTAACTTAGCGCGTTCCCAATATCCTTCATACAAATACGCCTTAACCAAAGGTGTATCATCAATCGCGCTACCCAGTATTTTTTTATACTCAATATATTCCGCTACTCCGGTATTAAACAATGACCGTGAATGCATTGGGTTTATGTACAACGCCTTGAGAAACTTATTTTTCGCGGGTAATACTTCACCGGAAGCCAACCTCACCTCCCCGCGGGTATTATAAACATCAATTACAAAATTTTGGATATCATAGAATAGCGGGATACAAATAATCCCAATAACAAGCGTGGCAATACAAAACTTCGGGATTCCTGATAAATTAAACTTAAAAACACTTTTGTTGTCATCAGATACTCCAAGTAAATACCAAAATATACACGCTATACCTGGGATAAGGAGGTTATACTCAAAAGTATTGTGTATCAACACAGTAGTTAACGCAATAAATACCGGCACGTTCTTAACCGCGCGTACTAAATGCATTATTAACCCTAACACTAACACAAAAAAAGCTAATATCCCGCATTCCGCGAGGAATTGCAGATAATAACTATGAGCGTATACCGAATTCTCCGCACCCGCGATTTTGTATACCTGGTAATAACGGTCAAAATTATCAATCCCGATACCGGTAAATATTTGTGAGATCCACATTTTCCCTGCAACCACCCACCAGTGTATACGGTTAGTTATATCTACGCTATCAAATCCCTTCACCAGGAGTATGGCAATAACCATCCCTCCTAATACAGCGAATAACAGTGTTTTGGCAGTACCTTTTTTTAACTTAAAATAATAATACCCTCCCGCCGCTAATACTAAACTCAGCATTGCACCGATTGAACCGGTCAATACCAACCCAGTTGATAATACAGCCAGCGCAAGTATCTTCTCAACTTTCCCGGCAGTTGTCTTACTTTCACGCAATGCAAAGATCAAGGGTATCATCATCACAAAAAAACCGGCAAGAATATTGGGATTCATCAAAGTAGCAGTTGCGGGAATAAACTTCCCGTAGCTCATTACAGAGGATACTGTTTGGTAAACAGCGATAAAAGATAATGCCATACCCGTTAATACGAGATTGAGGATAACCACATCTTTCCACTGTTTTCCGCGGTGGCCATAAAGAAACAACAGCAGGTAGCAGATCCAGTTTACCAACCCGGGGAATGAGTTCCATCGCGTATACGAGCATATATACGACAATAATAATGTTATGAGTATTATTAAAGGAAATACAGTGGAGGTTGAAACCTCAATTTCATCGTTTTTAATAATACTTACCACTACTAAAACGGTTGTCAGAAGCATTATAATTAAGTGGAATATAACCTGCGCAAAATGGTCAACTGCACCGAAGACAAGGACATTAAACCCTAACAGTAACGCCAAAAGATACGATGAGTACTGCCCTTGAGATAAGTGGCGGTTGTTATAATACATCTATACACTGACTTAGTATTCTACAATCCTCGGAGTGAGCATTATCAATAATTCAGTACGTTCCTTCGTATTTTGGTTACGTTTAAAAAACGCTCCTAATACAGGAAGGTCGCCAAGCATAGGGATTTTAGCGGCAGCTTCAATATCGCTATCATCAATTAACCCTGCGATAACAACAGTTTCCCCATCTTTTACGATAACCGTGGTATTAGCTTCTCTCGTAGCAACCACCGGCCCTTCTGGCCTGAACTCAGAGACAAGGCTTACTTCCGGCCGTACTTTCATACTGATGCGTTTATCTACGTTGATCGTAGGCGTTACTTCTAGTTTTATACCCACATCAAGAAATTCTGTAGACTGTGTTGACTGATTATTTGCAGTAACTTTAATACTACTGTATGGAACCTTCTTCCCGACAATAATACTTGCCATAGTATTATTAACAGTTGAAATCCTTGGGTTTGATAATATACGGGTTTTACTATCCGCCATTAATACCTGTAACTGAGCATTCAAATTTAAGGTGTTTGACACAACCCCGAACGAAATAGACCCTAGTGCCGGCACAGGAAGCGATACGTTTATCCCACCGGTTTGTGAATCACTTCCAGAAGTATTTGTTTGAGTTGCTGCCCAGTTAATCCCAAGATTTTTGTTCTCAGACAATACTATCTCCACTAGTTTTGCTTCAATCTGAACTTGATAAGGTTTAATATCAAGCTGTACTATAATTTTTTCTGAAGCCTCCAACCCTTCTTCTGTATCTGTAATTATCAAAGAGTTTGTACGAAGATCAGTACTGATACTCCCTTTTCTTCCTTCCGCATTACGGATAGCGTTAAGTTGTACCTCAAGATCACTTGATTTCGCATAGTTAATAGAATATATCCTTGTATAAGTAACCGCGCGGGAACGCTCTTGAGATAACACTTCCGGCGTCATAACTCTGATAATATTCCCGCCGATTGACTTCGCCACTAAACCTTTTAGATCGAGAATTGTACGCATAGCTTCTTCAAACGGCACATTATCAAGTGAAACGCTGACATTACCCTTAACATCATCACCATAAATAATGTTTATACCAGTTTTCTCGGACAATAACCTTAGAATATCACGGATATCAGCATCCACAAAATTCAAGTCTACCGGCTGTTTATTAGACAACAACACATCCGTAATATCTGCTTTAACCTTCTTTTTTGTGGTGTTAACATTTGAATTATTAGATACCGGCTTGGTTTTAACGTCAACTGCAGTGAGGTTTACTACAATACGGTTATTCTTATCCTGCCTGAACGCTTCATACTTAACAGCCTGTTTCAAATCAATAACTACGCGAGTTACCGCTGGCGGATCCGTGCGGTACTGTGACGACCTTACTCCTTTGATAAACCCTGAATTAACGGTAAGCTC
Encoded proteins:
- a CDS encoding YfhO family protein — translated: MVKNIKYSLVLLIFFFSAVSFLRDTLFTGKTYYTRDLTYIFHPWKHFTVEELQQGRVPLWNPYAYSGMPLMANMQSQVFYPLSLVFYSLPFVKALKLFYLLHLILAGLGWYLFSQKKGVCAVVGITAGIMYMLSGYLVSKIEFLSLFASLAWLPWMLLFIDNWLMLGVVLGVSFLAGYPQIWGMQAGILIFYDFLQVIDNGRSNLRAGVLGKIRKYLYAGIIFAGLAAVQLFPAVELIANSQRGTMKLDYQTVTVNSAKGNDIINCFVPMLNSSGIKGQQQITGEKYYWATTGYIGEAVTSLLVVGIIFAFVVFIRDKKYKDIIKLLFLLMLAGMGLVLALGEKFWGYKFIYEHLLLFRYFRYPGGLMYIFSAAAVLILITTLPVIFEKLERKSNGSNNGYLWLIPAVVLINLLILSYKHLPVTSDRWYGYINHTAARLQYENIKNNSHPWERFFVSPATDRNRMFTTGNVEYAWKLSTEKLFNLISMKFHLFNFAGMGEPLELANSYSYALDIYEQKRFEDAKYLLGFANVRYVIADTDLNAELLCTTPAKVYLNDKTLSRAVFIPEKNAGTDGQLVSQSETKKKLVFEKVGITRYSPERVNLQLTQKRAGVVVLTDNWYPGWVVKVDGLNSKLEKFMKTFRAVKVNTGTLNIEFVYIPGMFCAGLSLTLLTVTILLIIGLRYATQKVVG
- a CDS encoding O-antigen ligase family protein; amino-acid sequence: MKITNINLRSFILFIPLILVTLLSGGRYPLQFTVFVLSVSALWGLKKYFLPHFPSVKMVGSQVFGIAGCMAVWFVITGIFNCKNVEAYIWQIVIMATVFTYSYFLFLCLPRIQGGSVAFELVITVIVLIEAMLGFYQYWGLHGMPVGTFTNTNHYAILLVTGILLALNSLMLKFSLTNALARIPLAGLFFMVLMLTHSRSAVLCLVLGLAVLVYYYWKKYGIAVLLAVSLAVIGFTPSVVVEKFVKTYDTDVYQNTAVRVEMIKIAFRAIAESPVVGHGVDGYLIKYRQLSNGVSITPINPVCYARESMFVHNEFLQLAVEYGLPMLVLFLYLLYTFFVSGGLSTVNIGYKTVAGCLLAQGMMEFNLHLPALLVLLLVIIVLSVTSESETSDMVVSWKIRTGINTGIVIIAIIAVMSVIPSLSKVLPWSIEKTLLQRFYDPGDVYSQIDDKYALAFTRLFELSPKKALYYNDYGEICPKMGIPSVFTLKYYNKALELEPLYLTARMNLALSYALIGEKQLALRELRKVEFIKKYIESTYDIKSLDEYSKRITYIDTQLYERVKQGCK
- a CDS encoding O-antigen ligase family protein; this encodes MYYNNRHLSQGQYSSYLLALLLGFNVLVFGAVDHFAQVIFHLIIMLLTTVLVVVSIIKNDEIEVSTSTVFPLIILITLLLSYICSYTRWNSFPGLVNWICYLLLFLYGHRGKQWKDVVILNLVLTGMALSFIAVYQTVSSVMSYGKFIPATATLMNPNILAGFFVMMIPLIFALRESKTTAGKVEKILALAVLSTGLVLTGSIGAMLSLVLAAGGYYYFKLKKGTAKTLLFAVLGGMVIAILLVKGFDSVDITNRIHWWVVAGKMWISQIFTGIGIDNFDRYYQVYKIAGAENSVYAHSYYLQFLAECGILAFFVLVLGLIMHLVRAVKNVPVFIALTTVLIHNTFEYNLLIPGIACIFWYLLGVSDDNKSVFKFNLSGIPKFCIATLVIGIICIPLFYDIQNFVIDVYNTRGEVRLASGEVLPAKNKFLKALYINPMHSRSLFNTGVAEYIEYKKILGSAIDDTPLVKAYLYEGYWERAKLIEPRYPFERLIRSIVVGRKYEDNKY
- a CDS encoding AMIN domain-containing protein, with protein sequence MIKVQRPVYFILLIATILGLGFSGIVLSENTDTAAVSEPVVDLISASVDNTDAAKPQLILNLSKTTKCSIFHIYNPPQLVIDLSNTVNKWEQKELTVNSGFIKGVRSSQYRTDPPAVTRVVIDLKQAVKYEAFRQDKNNRIVVNLTAVDVKTKPVSNNSNVNTTKKKVKADITDVLLSNKQPVDLNFVDADIRDILRLLSEKTGINIIYGDDVKGNVSVSLDNVPFEEAMRTILDLKGLVAKSIGGNIIRVMTPEVLSQERSRAVTYTRIYSINYAKSSDLEVQLNAIRNAEGRKGSISTDLRTNSLIITDTEEGLEASEKIIVQLDIKPYQVQIEAKLVEIVLSENKNLGINWAATQTNTSGSDSQTGGINVSLPVPALGSISFGVVSNTLNLNAQLQVLMADSKTRILSNPRISTVNNTMASIIVGKKVPYSSIKVTANNQSTQSTEFLDVGIKLEVTPTINVDKRISMKVRPEVSLVSEFRPEGPVVATREANTTVIVKDGETVVIAGLIDDSDIEAAAKIPMLGDLPVLGAFFKRNQNTKERTELLIMLTPRIVEY